One genomic segment of Candidatus Aenigmatarchaeota archaeon includes these proteins:
- a CDS encoding ATP-binding protein, which translates to MLVGKIVGKTSPEMFYFEVSDVIRKMDFVATRDPERHLVLGRVEGIMQERDRAIAKVSVIGFIDNRDVVQKPRMPFKPGSLVYSADDGLIKKVLGLKSSGFYIGLLENSENLKIYLDPKKIITKHLAVLAKTGMGKSYFIGVLLEEFIENKIPAVVIDPHGEYMSLMKPNSKKEEIKYMDKYGIEPKGYKNEIEVYSLEKNLSQGTKRLTLDGRLTPIEIFEMLPFKLTPSQLSIIYSVVRETETKKRFTLEDLKRDILRSNSKSKWNVITVIDYLIGTKLFDPIKYIKPSDLVKRDKLTIINLKGVEPDIQQLVVYKIVRDLFEARKHDKIPPFLLVVEEAHNFCPERGFGGQAISSQILRTIASEGRKFGMGLAVVSQRPARVEKNVLSQCNTQVFLRITNPNDIKTIMESVEGITKGIENELKALPIGTALIVGVIEQPLLVDIRIKRSDHGGAAMVGEKKTKSEDSDTLFYFPKFLEDDVKGSVKRLEQFKLIYYPIWKLICKFKLKGEEKIDDLFIDGITGELVYLKNDMINRTSGLPEIVELKVKEKVVLLYLNSYGNSTFEEMVEKLKIGRTELQKILSILEEKDMIKEENKTYKSLIKINFEEIVKSPLKKDTVTYKHSGELVPFKMNEGYVNRVLSLFSPDAVERKKLYYPYWLIFYDDGKVDVVDALTGERDDFLSEGSFQDFGFE; encoded by the coding sequence AGGGATAATGCAAGAGAGGGATAGGGCAATAGCCAAGGTATCAGTGATAGGTTTCATCGACAATAGAGATGTTGTCCAAAAACCCAGAATGCCATTCAAACCAGGATCATTGGTTTATAGTGCTGATGATGGGTTAATAAAAAAAGTTCTTGGCCTAAAAAGTTCTGGTTTCTATATAGGACTTCTTGAAAATTCTGAAAATCTGAAAATATATCTGGACCCAAAAAAGATCATCACAAAACACCTGGCAGTTTTAGCAAAAACTGGGATGGGAAAATCATATTTCATCGGAGTACTTCTGGAAGAATTCATAGAAAACAAGATACCAGCAGTAGTCATAGATCCACATGGGGAATATATGTCCCTCATGAAACCAAACAGCAAGAAGGAAGAGATAAAGTATATGGACAAGTATGGAATTGAACCTAAGGGGTATAAGAATGAGATAGAAGTATATTCATTGGAAAAGAACCTTTCTCAAGGGACAAAAAGACTGACATTGGATGGGAGGTTAACGCCTATTGAAATATTCGAGATGCTCCCCTTCAAACTGACACCAAGTCAGCTTAGCATTATTTATTCAGTTGTGAGGGAGACAGAAACAAAGAAAAGATTTACATTGGAAGACCTTAAAAGGGATATTTTAAGATCAAACAGCAAATCCAAGTGGAATGTTATTACAGTTATAGATTATTTGATTGGGACCAAACTTTTTGATCCAATAAAATACATCAAACCATCTGACCTAGTTAAAAGGGACAAATTAACAATAATAAACCTAAAGGGTGTAGAACCTGATATACAACAATTGGTTGTTTACAAGATAGTTAGGGATCTGTTTGAAGCAAGGAAACACGACAAGATACCACCCTTCCTTTTGGTTGTTGAAGAAGCACACAATTTTTGCCCTGAAAGGGGTTTTGGAGGACAAGCCATCTCTTCCCAGATTTTAAGAACCATTGCATCAGAAGGAAGGAAATTTGGGATGGGTTTGGCTGTGGTTTCCCAGAGACCTGCAAGGGTTGAAAAGAACGTGTTATCCCAGTGCAACACCCAGGTCTTCCTGAGGATTACAAATCCAAACGACATAAAAACAATCATGGAATCTGTTGAAGGTATAACCAAGGGAATTGAAAATGAATTGAAGGCCTTACCAATTGGGACTGCACTAATAGTTGGTGTGATAGAACAGCCATTGCTGGTTGATATAAGAATCAAGAGATCCGATCATGGAGGGGCAGCAATGGTTGGGGAAAAGAAAACAAAATCTGAAGATTCTGACACCTTATTTTACTTTCCAAAGTTCTTGGAAGATGATGTCAAGGGCAGTGTGAAGAGGTTGGAACAATTCAAGTTGATATACTATCCAATATGGAAGTTGATTTGTAAATTCAAATTGAAAGGGGAAGAAAAAATAGATGACTTATTTATAGACGGGATAACAGGTGAATTGGTCTATCTTAAAAATGACATGATAAACAGAACATCCGGCCTTCCGGAAATAGTTGAACTGAAAGTAAAGGAAAAGGTTGTCCTACTTTACTTGAACAGCTATGGAAACTCAACCTTTGAGGAGATGGTTGAAAAACTGAAAATCGGGAGAACCGAGTTGCAGAAAATCTTGTCAATACTAGAAGAAAAGGATATGATAAAGGAAGAAAACAAAACATACAAGAGTTTGATCAAGATAAATTTTGAAGAGATAGTCAAGAGCCCTCTCAAGAAAGATACAGTTACATACAAACACTCGGGTGAATTGGTTCCATTCAAGATGAATGAAGGTTATGTCAATAGAGTTTTAAGTTTGTTCAGCCCGGATGCAGTTGAAAGAAAAAAACTATATTATCCATATTGGCTGATATTCTATGATGATGGAAAGGTTGATGTTGTTGATGCTTTAACAGGAGAACGGGATGACTTTTTGTCAGAGGGTTCTTTTCAGGATTTTGGTTTCGAGTAG